The DNA region gtgctctgataccaatgatgGAAACCTGatttttattgatagaaaaccctaattcccaattggaaACTAGGGAGAGATACAAGAGAAAGGGATACCAAACACCCTTCCAAGCCTaagagagaaccacttctctctctaacccAATTCCTAAACTGAACAACAAGATGGCTAATGTTCTCTAACCCtttcttatttataggcaacaagCCTTACTAACCCTCTTAACTAACTATCTAATTATATGATAACTCCCTCACTTAACTAACTAACCCCTAACCTTGAGTTCATATCAATACTCCCCCCATGaaaattcaccttgtcctcaaggtgaaggACAAAAATACAAGCAATCTAAATGAACAGCTACGCCAAAGAACCAATGGTGACTACACATATTCCACCTGGATCCCATAGCATGTAACATAATAGCCAAGTTGTGCTTGAACCACGTTGCAGCTCCCCTGTCCTCCAAGTCAGAATATGGAACTCAGCACCTAGGAAGCCccagttttgaaattcagcATCTAATTCAACAAAAGCATGAGGTTGACATGGCGTAGCGCATAGCTGCCAGTGAAGCAAAAATGCTGGAACTGAATACCACTCTATCCTATAGCTTTGGTCCTTTTGGAAAAATAAAGCCGTGTGTGGTTTGTTGATCCAAACCCCAGAATCGCTGAAATAGATTTTGCCGTTGTCAATGGACCTTTGAAGTAGCAAGCCAAGATATTCTTCAAAAACTAGCAATTCCAAGCTGATATTCCCCACCCCATGTTTATACACAGAACTAGCTTCAACCACTGTCATTACCATGGCCATATCATGAATCCAAATTGCATTATACACCCCAATTGCATGTCCAGAACCAATTTCATGCCTAATCTGAACCAATTTCCACCTCAACCAATTGCTCTCAGTGCCTATGAAATCCCAGATACTGAATCCCAGTGTATGAGGAACAACAACTGAATACTTTGTAAAGTCTAGAACTCGGTACAACTCCAAGCTATTAGCAACAAGCAGTAATTGGGAAAACAATTCATGGGTGGAATTAGACCCTCTTCGATGCTGGCTCTTAATGCCCCAATTGAAACTTGGGAAGCTAAATACTACCAGAGATGCTTCTTCTACAATATCGCATAATACAGGAAGAACTTGTGCTTGGCGCAATCTTGCAACAAAAATATTTGCATACCTTGTTCCATTCTCATAAAAGGATCTGATGAAAAATGGgaacaccaccaccatctccaggCTAGTCCATGCTACTGTAAATGGGTTGAAGTCCCTCTTTCCCTTCTCATAAACAATTCTGATAAAAGTTCCCAGCATCACCACCTTCGTCTCACTAAACCTTGCCTTTATAGATGCATTGATGTCCCTGCACCAGCCTAATTCCAACGCACAAGGCCTTGGCTGATTAGAGACGCACTTCCTGGCCCAAGTCATCTGGTATCCAGCTTCATTGTGACAATAACCATTTATTCCTCCACTAATTTGGGCCCAATCATCAGTATGGCCCAATTCCTCAAATCTGATATTTGGGCTTGGCCCATTAGGATTGTAAGTCCAAACCTTGACCCCTGCCCTCTCTGTGTTCCTCCATCCCAGCCTTCTGTGCGTTTTCCCTTCCCACTCAGCATGACCAACCAGCAACGGAAGAACCTCACCGCAGCCAACCGATAAATCCGGCGGTTCCGGCGGTGGCAGATTTCCATCCGGCGGCCTACAAGGATATGGGTTCAACAACCTTGACGCCAGTCTTCTGCTCCACTCCGATGAACCTCCCTCATGCAGCAATCGGACTGCGTGATCAGATGGTATCGGTGGCAGCCATTGGAACAAGCCCATCACCATCAACGGAAAACCAAGACTTGGTGGTTCACCAATGAAATCCCAGCCACCATGGTGCGTCAGCTTCAGCGAAAATCGCTCAATCGCCACCGTCGACGATGCTCGTTCGTCGCTCAACGCACGTTCTTGCTCTGTTTTTGTTGCAACTCGTTCTTTCTCCTCCGCCCTTGTTTCCGATTCACCCTCTGTTGCAAGATCTTGTTTCTGAATCACTTCTACCGCCGTGGTGTCATGATTCACATTCTCCGGCGTCGCCTCTGCTTCAGAGGTTTCGTTTCCCTCTGCCTCTGATGCAAACTCCGATCCTGTCCTTTCTTGTGCGACGAAAATGGTGTTCTGAATAATCTCAGAAAGAGAATGAAATTCATAGGATTGTACCTCTATCCGGATTTCTTCCTTCAATCCCTTCAAGAAAGTGTCTTTCACAAATTCTGGATCAATTTCTCTGAGAGCACCCACGTACTTCTCAAAATCTTTCACATAATCTTCCACCGTTTCATCTTGCTTCAGAGAAAGAAGCAACTCAAATGGATTCTGAATCTTTGATGGCTGAAACCTCCTCACCACTGCAATCTTGAACCCTTCCCATGATGGATTCGAATTACAACGTTTCCACCATTGAAACCAGGTAAGAGCTCTTCCTTTTAAAGCCTCCATTGAAGCCTgcaacttctcttcttctgaaactCCTCGCAGCACAACCTCCAAACGCTGTATCCATTCCAGAGCTTCATCTCCACCCAAAATTGGAATTTCCTCTGAaattctcagcttgctctttgtCTCTTCCATGCGTAGATTTGAAGTTCAGGCACCaagatcggtgctctgataccaatgatagaacctgatttttattgatagaaaaccctaattcccaattggaaACTAGGGAGAGATACAAGAGAAAGGGATACCAAACACCCTTCCAAGCCTaagagagaaccacttctctctctaacccAATTCCTAAACTGAACAACAAGATGGCTAATGTTCTCTAACCCtttcttatttataggcaacaagCCTTACTAACCCTCTTAACTAACTATCTAATTATATGATAACTCCCTCACTTAACTAACTAACCCCTAACCTTGAGTTCATATCAATAGCACAAACTCTTCACTGAATCCAAGGTGAACTCATCACAGAACATTCAAAGAAAGTTATAGCTGGACCAAAATGTTACCATCTGTGAAGAATTTATGAATATAAAAAGTGTGCAGGTATTATTGCTGGTTtgcttattttcatttttatttatgctGAACCCTAAATACTGATAGTAGATATAAAGAAATTACCTTAAAGCTCCTTGGACCTGAGGGCTCCGCAAGAATCTTGTGAAAAGTATCGTGACTTCTTCAAGGTCGGCGGCAGAGAGTGAAAATGCCTCCACATTTGTCAAGCACTTTACTGTCCTGTTGCTAACCAACCTCTGTCCAGGAAGCCTTACTTTTCTACCATCTGCACCAGATATTGAATCAATGAACCATGCTGTTGCTTATTTTGCAGTGGCCAAGTTGCTGACTAttgcaattttaaaaatatgttaGAAACATGCATCCTGTCGTTGAATCAAGTATTGTTATACCTGAGCTTACAGAAGAATGTTCAAGATACCATGTCATAAGTTCTTCACCACAAGCGTCCCCTTCAGATAATGGCATTCTAGTTCCATCCTCTCCAATGCTCTCCAATTTTCCACGCACCACAAATACCATCTTCTCTATCAAACTGCCCTGACTCAAAATTTTACTTCCTTTAATGTATGTTTTTTGTCTTAGTCTCTCACATACAGCGTCTAAGATGGGCACATCCATCAAGGAAAAAATTCGAATCTGCAGATAATTTAGATCTTTGGATTAAAGACATAATTTGGTATGAAGTATACACGCAAGTTAAATCatatcatcattacagagaagtttCAGGAATGCTTGACATACTTTGACATACTTTGGCCTTTCATATATCATGGTTTTAACTACATGATGAAGATGCATTAAGATTTTCCTTCAAAATGATTTTTACATTTAAACTTCTACTCAGTCTAACAGGTTACAAGTAGAGACCTAAAGAAAACCAAATCTTAAGTGAACCATGGTGACTGAGATTCTGAAGCTTATCTAGCATCTAAACCACATGATTATAATCTACTTAAGGTGTAAGCATGACAAATTGTTGTAATTATAATTAGTCATTTAGTGCAGATGTTATGATCATACTTCCTTAACAAATCTGAAGAGATGGCGTCTAATGTCTCTCTGCAGATCTTCTGGCAGATTCTCCATAACCATTTCTTCATTCACCCCCCTTGTTGCAGCCCAATTATACCGTTCAGCCTGTCTTACTCTCCTGCATTGAGACATATTATCTATTACTTGTACACAATGTATGATCCATAATTTGATGTGATACAATGACTAAAGAAATGACATAATATACAGTGCAGACTGTTTCCTTAGCTTTGAGGCCTACAGACATGCTATATAGGAAAAGAGTAGTTCCTCATATATGGAGACTAGATTAAAGAATCTACAATTTAAAAAATGCATCGTATACTATGATATTAATGACATGAGTATATGACACGAATTAAAAAATGCACCGTATATGTCACACGAGTTAAAATTTTAATGGGACACTAGAGTGCCTTGCAGAAGCTACCACGTGGTAGAATTTATAAACGTTTTCCTTTTATGTAATATCACTTGTTGTATATACCACTCCCATTattagagatagagaagatatgCTGAAATatcatttcacatattttgcaAGATTATGCATACCACTAATCAACAGAGtagttaattatatttaataaatacACAAAAACCAGAACATATTTGGGGACAGATACAAAAAGAAATTCCAAATCATCCTATGCctctttaaaatttaaaatattcttCAGAAGCTGCTAATTTAGTTAGCCAAGTCATGCAAAACAGAACTTGTGTCTCGGATCAGTAAATTGCCCATGCACAAGAGAACTATGTATAATGTCAATAAACAGAGTTCTGGAGAGGGTGGGGAGTTGACAACCAATGACTTGAATCAAGCAGTTGACATGCTTTTTTGACTGTGGATATGAGTCATGAGAAGAATGGGAAAATTTTATACCTTCTCAGGTCTACTGGTAAGCGCCGATGGCTCATCCATTGCTCAACATCACGACCTCTAAGTTGCATTTCCAGCTTCCTGTAAAAGGGATAAGAATTAAAAATATCAAGCATATTGCACCAATAAACACATCAGAACTTGACCATCAaagtttaattaaaaaaacttccAGCATTAGGTTAAGTTCTACCTCCGCCCAAGAGCCTGTAGAAAATTCTGTATGTTTCCAATGAGAATTGCAAAAAGCAAGAGTCCCAATCCCATGATGGACATAGTAAAAAGGACTTCCCACACAAAATAGCTAGGCACTTGATTACCAGCTATAGTACTGATTTGCTGTATGAAGATCACAAGAACATATTTGTTAGAGCTATAAATGATTCATGTGCTTGTCTTAGTATTTCAGCCTGTTGATACAACTTGGGCTTTGACAATTTGGACATAGTATCAGAGTTCATAAGATCAAGTAGCAAGTAGTTCAAGTTGTCTTTTCCATTCCtctaatttaataatatttgcCGCAACACCATATACTCTTATCCACGGACCACAGTTCAACCTACATGGAGGGCTTTCAATATGCGAAGGGTTTGTTAGATATTGAAAATTGTTGGAAATTCAAATGTGAAtgtagagtcccacattggtcaGTGATGGTCTAGATAAAGATTATATAAGATAACATACTCATATCAATGCTTTAAGGTTTTTTATAAAGATATGGTGTCAGTTTCTTTTGGTAACCTGCTACTTTGGCCCATTGGTGGAGGGTTCCCCTACAAACGAGCACCTCCTATCTCCccagaaaaaaacaaaaaaacaaaaccatTGATGTGCCTTCATTTAACAATTTAAGCTTATAGAATAATTGATACATAACAATGGCCccgtttgaaaaaaaaacagcttaattaagcgcttatgaccataagtgcttatgacataagtgcttatcataagctattttaaaaaatttattgaaataaattgaaaataagctatatataagcataagctctttttcataagttatcatgaatagcttatgaaaataagctcaaaacagcttatggtaggtcataagctatttgcataagctctcccaaacactggcccaagcgcttatgctatcagataagctcaaataagctcttccaaacggggccaaTATCAATAATGTTGATAGGTTTTATCTAATTTCATAAATTTACATaattaaattactaaaattGAACCTCTTTACATATTTAAATTGAAGCATAAAAATAACGTTAGTGTATAATTGAAGTACCTTATTGTGAGATAACTTCCATCAAATATGGTTTCCACAATGCTTGGTTTTAGAAAAATTGTAAATAACCAATAGAACCAAAAAAAGATAATGAAAGTTAGAGCTTTCTTGTAAGAGTTAGAAATGCCACCTTAACCATAGTTCTAATGTTTCCTATCTTAATATAGCAACAATAACAAACTCATGCTTTTGTATAAAAGCAAAGAAAATGCCTCTATTTATTAAGATTAAGAATATCTTTGAAATGTTTAATATATTTGAATGTGTCTGCTTGCTCAATCGGTCAAAGTCTTTGTATCTGTTCTGCGTGTTCTTCGATGGCATGAATAAATCATTTAC from Lotus japonicus ecotype B-129 chromosome 2, LjGifu_v1.2 includes:
- the LOC130738661 gene encoding uncharacterized protein LOC130738661 isoform X1; this encodes MEETKSKLRISEEIPILGGDEALEWIQRLEVVLRGVSEEEKLQASMEALKGRALTWFQWWKRCNSNPSWEGFKIAVVRRFQPSKIQNPFELLLSLKQDETVEDYVKDFEKYVGALREIDPEFVKDTFLKGLKEEIRIEVQSYEFHSLSEIIQNTIFVAQERTGSEFASEAEGNETSEAEATPENVNHDTTAVEVIQKQDLATEGESETRAEEKERVATKTEQERALSDERASSTVAIERFSLKLTHHGGWDFIGEPPSLGFPLMVMGLFQWLPPIPSDHAVRLLHEGGSSEWSRRLASRLLNPYPCRPPDGNLPPPEPPDLSVGCGEVLPLLVGHAEWEGKTHRRLGWRNTERAGVKVWTYNPNGPSPNIRFEELGHTDDWAQISGGINGYCHNEAGYQMTWARKCVSNQPRPCALELGWCRDINASIKARFSETKVVMLGTFIRIVYEKGKRDFNPFTVAWTSLEMVVVFPFFIRSFYENGTRYANIFVARLRQAQVLPVLCDIVEEASLVVFSFPSFNWGIKSQHRRGSNSTHELFSQLLLVANSLELYRVLDFTKYSVVVPHTLGFSIWDFIGTESNWLRWKLVQIRHEIGSGHAIGVYNAIWIHDMAMVMTVVEASSVYKHGVGNISLELLVFEEYLGLLLQRSIDNGKIYFSDSGVWINKPHTALFFQKDQSYRIEWYSVPAFLLHWQLCATPCQPHAFVELDAEFQNWGFLGAEFHILTWRTGELQRGSSTTWLLCYMLWDPGMNRLIGDPLPQTAFKLHGDIDRNV